The proteins below come from a single Dinghuibacter silviterrae genomic window:
- a CDS encoding SusD/RagB family nutrient-binding outer membrane lipoprotein, with translation MKKSAIIIIASAAITVMGASCKKYLNINTNPNSPTASKPDYVLPEAIVYTAANASGFNTYGAETAGMQANAGGYGGFGDWWTYDWGTSDYTNLWSGTYDALQDFQYVINETKDSADMAYYTAIGDIMKAYNFELLVDAYNNCPYSQALKAPAIVSPKYDSASAIYVGLANLLDTAINLINNAPSDVVAMPASSDPMFGGTMATWKQFANTVKLRLIIRASSVISFPNTTFDAAGFLTTDAIVNPGYNKGSGSGGATQQNPNWDSWVAHYDNSTANRAWMACLYAFGFYNGQKLNDGARMRAIYYDCDSINPANGYYAYANQLGYGGPISISFAPSFTNAWYCTSFGQSPSSITSTNSLGGNIGIMKDPTQGQPLILAAESYFLQAEANLRGIVTGSAQTNFNAGIVASYNYLYELANGSLAAGFNPADSAVAYQAANATSYLANYGVATSDAQRLEAIITQKYIAVNMITSQEAWNEYRRTRYPVSSSFTSNPYTSMVSTLSQATRPDKLPTRIMYPNTEYSSNASNVPASVSPYTSLIFWALP, from the coding sequence AAAAAGTATCTCAACATCAATACCAATCCGAACTCCCCCACGGCCAGCAAGCCGGACTATGTATTGCCCGAGGCGATCGTCTATACGGCAGCCAATGCTTCCGGGTTTAATACCTACGGGGCGGAAACGGCGGGCATGCAGGCGAACGCCGGTGGCTACGGCGGTTTCGGCGACTGGTGGACGTATGACTGGGGCACCAGTGACTATACCAATCTTTGGTCGGGTACGTATGACGCCCTTCAGGATTTTCAATACGTGATCAATGAGACCAAGGACAGCGCGGACATGGCCTACTATACGGCCATAGGTGACATCATGAAGGCCTATAACTTCGAACTGCTTGTAGACGCCTACAACAATTGTCCTTATTCCCAGGCGTTGAAAGCGCCGGCCATCGTCAGCCCGAAGTATGACAGCGCGTCCGCGATCTATGTCGGCCTGGCGAACCTGCTCGACACCGCCATCAACCTGATCAACAACGCGCCGAGCGACGTCGTCGCGATGCCCGCTTCGTCCGATCCCATGTTCGGCGGCACGATGGCGACCTGGAAACAATTCGCCAACACGGTGAAACTGAGGTTGATCATCAGGGCATCTTCCGTCATTTCTTTCCCCAATACGACCTTTGATGCGGCGGGCTTCCTGACAACGGACGCCATCGTCAATCCCGGCTATAACAAAGGGTCGGGTTCCGGTGGTGCTACCCAGCAAAACCCGAATTGGGATTCCTGGGTCGCCCACTATGACAACAGCACGGCCAACCGCGCCTGGATGGCTTGTCTTTATGCTTTTGGCTTCTATAACGGGCAAAAGCTGAACGACGGCGCCAGGATGAGGGCGATCTATTACGACTGTGACTCGATCAACCCCGCCAACGGCTACTATGCCTACGCCAATCAATTGGGGTATGGCGGTCCGATTTCGATCTCCTTCGCGCCCTCCTTTACCAATGCCTGGTATTGCACGTCCTTTGGCCAATCGCCTTCGAGCATCACCTCCACCAACAGCCTTGGTGGAAACATCGGGATCATGAAAGATCCTACCCAGGGGCAACCGCTTATCCTGGCGGCCGAAAGTTATTTCCTTCAAGCCGAGGCCAATTTGAGGGGTATTGTCACCGGGTCCGCGCAGACCAATTTCAACGCCGGGATCGTTGCTTCGTACAATTACCTATATGAACTGGCCAACGGGAGCCTCGCCGCAGGGTTTAACCCGGCGGACAGCGCTGTCGCTTACCAGGCGGCCAACGCCACGAGCTATCTGGCCAACTATGGCGTGGCCACCAGCGACGCGCAGCGTCTGGAGGCCATCATCACCCAGAAGTATATTGCCGTCAACATGATCACCTCCCAGGAGGCCTGGAATGAGTACCGGAGGACACGCTACCCCGTTTCGTCATCCTTTACTTCCAACCCTTACACGTCCATGGTGTCCACCTTGTCCCAGGCGACCCGGCCGGATAAGCTGCCGACGAGGATCATGTATCCCAATACGGAATATTCCTCTAACGCGTCAAACGTGCCGGCCTCGGTCAGCCCGTATACTTCTCTCATATTCTGGGCACTGCCGTAA
- a CDS encoding VOC family protein: MTQIHAYIHFNGRCREAMTFYKECLGADLELVEGGQRIVHASLSKGDLLLMGSDMHGPYTLIQGNSISLSLNCGSEEEIHVFFQRLSINGEVVCDLMTQTWGALFGVVRDRFGLTWMLNYDRQTQP; the protein is encoded by the coding sequence ATGACGCAAATACACGCCTATATTCACTTCAACGGCCGTTGCAGGGAGGCGATGACGTTTTACAAGGAGTGTCTGGGGGCCGATCTTGAACTGGTAGAGGGCGGACAGCGTATTGTCCACGCTTCCTTAAGCAAAGGCGACCTTTTGCTGATGGGGTCCGACATGCATGGCCCCTACACCCTTATCCAGGGAAATTCTATTTCCCTGTCCCTGAATTGCGGCAGCGAGGAGGAGATCCATGTTTTTTTCCAACGATTGTCCATCAATGGTGAGGTCGTTTGCGACCTTATGACCCAGACCTGGGGCGCCCTTTTTGGGGTGGTCAGGGATAGGTTTGGGCTCACCTGGATGTTGAACTATGACCGGCAGACGCAGCCTTAA
- a CDS encoding DUF4397 domain-containing protein — protein sequence MMKRLLSFACLLLFFGSCLKTPSNTNNSNQQYAYISFLHLAYYSPAAELYFNDSLASTLLNPLQFSGSYGHFYPVTYDVKFKTSTGTVLGDIPSSAYDTAQFYTLLLYNDSVNGSAKVVKIQDDFSAVASGQAYYRFFNMSPSAGAVDLYLAGNKVQSARTPADNITQPDFNAFNAYAYGYYTVTVKKAGTDTTLGSASQVGFQSGVAYTIFIDGPKDSLYLNVLTAQY from the coding sequence ATGATGAAACGCCTCCTTTCGTTTGCTTGTTTGTTGTTGTTCTTCGGTTCCTGTCTCAAGACGCCCTCCAATACGAACAATTCCAACCAGCAATACGCCTATATCTCCTTTTTGCACCTGGCCTACTACTCGCCGGCGGCGGAATTGTATTTCAATGACTCCCTGGCATCTACCCTGTTGAATCCGCTCCAATTTTCCGGTTCTTACGGCCATTTTTACCCGGTTACTTATGACGTCAAGTTCAAGACGTCCACGGGTACGGTCCTGGGCGACATACCAAGCTCCGCCTATGATACCGCCCAATTTTACACGCTGCTCCTGTATAATGATTCCGTGAATGGATCCGCCAAGGTGGTCAAGATTCAGGATGACTTCTCCGCCGTCGCCTCCGGCCAGGCGTACTACCGCTTTTTTAACATGAGCCCCAGTGCAGGCGCCGTCGACCTGTACCTGGCCGGCAACAAGGTTCAGTCCGCCCGGACCCCGGCCGACAATATCACCCAGCCGGACTTTAACGCATTTAATGCGTATGCGTATGGTTACTATACGGTTACGGTCAAAAAAGCGGGTACGGATACGACCCTGGGGAGTGCGTCGCAGGTCGGGTTCCAGAGCGGAGTGGCCTATACCATTTTTATCGACGGGCCGAAGGATAGCTTGTACTTGAATGTACTGACGGCGCAGTACTAG
- a CDS encoding DUF1735 domain-containing protein, whose translation MKLNITSVMLALGIVSVLTSCLKDTKTPADPSLGTNNVVEFMNSSVPISYTSIYPQYDNGVTLVGDTGGFNVNVNWTGAQYDAPTDITVSIAIDTAALTAFNNDQGTSYILPPTDVFSVPSSIVIKKGTPSTITRFTVTGASDYDYTKSYCLPLTITSSSYGVVSSNYGTAMYTFVLNNKYAGTYTTTGYFFHPSSPRAISGDYRVYTTGVTTNKFPIGDLPAGGNPYYFVASTPDGGGALTGYTAAGNAPASPASGFMTLDNPGNVNYSGAAPNAPGTSPYLSSTYNNSYDATKKIYWLHVGYAGGATGQTGYTRQVYMEMVSDQ comes from the coding sequence ATGAAACTCAATATAACATCGGTGATGTTGGCGCTCGGGATAGTGTCGGTTCTGACGTCCTGTCTTAAAGACACGAAGACGCCGGCTGATCCCTCGTTGGGCACCAATAACGTCGTGGAGTTCATGAACAGCTCTGTTCCCATTTCCTACACCAGCATCTATCCCCAATACGACAACGGCGTTACCCTTGTCGGAGACACGGGGGGCTTCAATGTCAATGTCAACTGGACCGGGGCCCAATACGATGCACCCACAGACATCACCGTAAGCATCGCGATCGATACGGCGGCATTGACTGCCTTTAACAACGACCAGGGCACCAGCTATATCCTGCCCCCTACCGATGTTTTTTCGGTGCCCTCCAGCATCGTTATCAAAAAGGGCACGCCCAGCACCATCACCCGGTTTACGGTAACGGGCGCTTCCGATTACGATTATACGAAGAGCTATTGCCTTCCGCTGACGATCACCAGTTCCTCCTACGGGGTTGTCAGCTCTAACTACGGCACGGCCATGTATACGTTCGTCCTGAACAATAAATACGCGGGGACGTATACCACGACCGGTTATTTCTTTCACCCGTCGTCACCCCGCGCGATCAGCGGCGACTACCGGGTGTACACGACCGGGGTGACGACCAATAAGTTCCCCATAGGCGACCTTCCTGCTGGTGGTAACCCCTATTACTTTGTGGCCAGTACCCCCGATGGCGGTGGCGCCCTGACCGGCTATACCGCGGCCGGGAATGCGCCCGCTTCCCCTGCTTCAGGGTTCATGACCCTGGACAACCCGGGTAACGTTAACTATTCCGGTGCGGCGCCGAATGCCCCCGGTACCTCCCCCTACCTGTCTTCCACCTATAACAACTCCTACGACGCTACCAAAAAGATCTATTGGTTACACGTCGGTTATGCCGGTGGTGCTACGGGGCAGACGGGATATACCCGGCAGGTCTATATGGAGATGGTGTCCGATCAGTAG
- a CDS encoding TlpA family protein disulfide reductase: MKVFLSICMVLALAACRHKSSESAVLHLRGAFNRQYYVEALGLNGEKSTILDSGKAASNRDSIAIELPPGEERLFRVVFADKDIDILFVNDARNIDIFCNYGTGVYSFGQSPASTEWQDFQKDQAKCVASERYGRDLVFADTVRNPALFLAAYGMLDFGADYKGLDSFMHRAGVRFPRHQGIQTLVKATLEYTRLFENPLRVGDSVSELTLPDINGLEFSTYSITNKYILINFWSPLDMRSKPYLDAVEEEGRKMDGRPLAVLSVALDDRLDAWKNMVTTGSYSGVQLIDENIWKGPSVKAFRFDSIPFNFLIGPDKKVIAKGIPADSLQSVLHRFVSH, from the coding sequence ATGAAAGTATTTTTATCGATATGCATGGTCCTGGCGCTGGCGGCTTGCAGGCATAAGTCTTCAGAAAGTGCTGTCTTGCACCTGAGGGGCGCTTTCAACCGGCAGTACTATGTCGAAGCGCTAGGTTTGAATGGGGAAAAATCCACCATCCTTGATTCGGGAAAAGCGGCGAGCAACAGGGACTCCATAGCGATCGAACTCCCCCCCGGTGAAGAAAGGCTTTTCCGGGTGGTGTTTGCCGACAAGGATATCGACATTCTTTTTGTCAATGATGCCAGGAATATCGATATTTTTTGCAACTATGGAACCGGTGTCTATTCCTTTGGACAATCCCCGGCCAGCACCGAATGGCAGGATTTTCAAAAGGACCAGGCGAAGTGTGTCGCGAGCGAACGGTATGGCCGCGACCTGGTGTTTGCGGATACCGTCAGGAACCCGGCCCTGTTCTTAGCGGCGTACGGGATGCTGGATTTTGGGGCTGATTACAAGGGTTTGGACAGTTTTATGCACCGGGCAGGGGTGCGTTTTCCCCGGCATCAGGGTATACAGACCCTGGTAAAGGCTACCCTGGAGTACACCCGGTTATTCGAGAACCCGCTCCGGGTAGGGGATAGTGTCTCCGAATTGACGCTTCCGGATATAAACGGGCTGGAATTTTCAACGTATTCCATCACAAATAAGTATATTTTGATCAATTTCTGGTCACCGTTGGACATGCGGAGCAAGCCTTATCTCGATGCCGTGGAGGAGGAGGGCAGGAAAATGGACGGCCGGCCGCTGGCCGTCTTGTCTGTTGCATTGGATGACCGGTTGGATGCATGGAAAAATATGGTCACTACAGGCAGTTATAGCGGTGTACAATTGATCGATGAAAATATATGGAAGGGACCTTCGGTGAAGGCGTTCCGGTTTGACAGCATCCCCTTCAATTTTTTGATCGGTCCCGATAAAAAAGTCATCGCCAAAGGAATTCCGGCAGATTCCCTGCAAAGCGTACTACATCGTTTCGTATCACATTAA
- a CDS encoding ROK family protein yields the protein MTKILNELVEEGYAVDTGLAPSTGGRRSLRYALRPDVMYVVSVAVDQFITRIVLLDMYNKPLGALEKFELPLEDNPRSLQELTDRIDDVIRASGVDRGRIAGVGIGMPGFVDPIKGVNFTFLAAPSGTLTAYMEDRLQLPVFIGNDSSLIALAELKFGAARDRKTAMVINISWGIGLGLVLNSELFRGENGFAGEFSHLPLFLNGKICSCGKRGCLETEASLLVVLDKAREGLKQGKQSLIRRLSESHHEEDMEAVTEAARRGDQFAIGLLSEAGYTLGRGAAVLIHLLNPETIILSGRGASPGILWQTPIQQALNEHCIPRLASGTSIQVSTLGYNAAIIGAAALVMDHHY from the coding sequence GTGACCAAAATTCTCAATGAACTGGTGGAAGAAGGCTATGCGGTGGACACCGGCCTGGCGCCTTCCACCGGGGGAAGGCGAAGCCTGAGGTACGCCCTCAGACCCGATGTGATGTATGTCGTGTCGGTCGCGGTGGATCAGTTTATCACCCGGATCGTCCTCCTGGATATGTATAACAAACCCCTGGGGGCGTTGGAAAAGTTCGAACTGCCCCTGGAAGATAATCCCCGCTCCTTACAGGAGTTGACGGACCGGATCGATGACGTGATCCGGGCATCGGGGGTGGACCGGGGAAGGATCGCGGGGGTTGGCATCGGGATGCCGGGGTTTGTGGACCCGATCAAGGGGGTGAATTTTACTTTTTTGGCGGCGCCTTCGGGTACGCTGACAGCATATATGGAAGACAGGCTCCAACTGCCTGTTTTTATTGGTAACGACTCCAGCCTTATCGCCCTGGCGGAACTAAAGTTCGGTGCAGCGCGAGATAGGAAAACGGCGATGGTGATCAACATAAGCTGGGGCATAGGGCTGGGTTTGGTGCTGAATTCGGAATTGTTCAGGGGGGAGAATGGATTTGCCGGTGAGTTTAGTCATCTACCCTTGTTCCTTAACGGCAAGATCTGCAGTTGTGGAAAAAGGGGATGTCTGGAAACGGAAGCATCATTGCTGGTGGTGTTGGACAAGGCAAGGGAAGGATTGAAACAAGGCAAACAGTCCTTGATCAGGAGGTTGTCGGAAAGCCACCACGAAGAGGATATGGAGGCCGTCACCGAGGCTGCGCGCCGGGGCGACCAATTTGCCATAGGTCTTTTGTCGGAAGCGGGATATACCCTCGGGCGGGGAGCGGCGGTGCTGATCCACCTGCTGAACCCGGAAACGATCATCCTGAGCGGCAGGGGCGCTTCACCCGGCATCCTTTGGCAGACACCGATCCAGCAAGCATTAAATGAACACTGCATACCCCGCCTTGCATCCGGCACGAGCATACAGGTCTCGACGCTGGGCTACAATGCGGCCATCATCGGGGCAGCTGCCCTGGTAATGGATCATCACTACTGA